The following coding sequences lie in one Levilactobacillus zymae genomic window:
- a CDS encoding recombinase family protein, whose protein sequence is MKVGYARVSSTDQNLARQIKALKVARCEKIFEEKQSGKSTQNRPELQAAIAYVRQGDTLVVASLDRLSRNYDDASDIIKQIRDKQVRMEVLDAPFLSMQTGDSDMDKFMFDMLTKLLAYMAQTERKKIRERQRQGIEIAKANGKYRGTRPAYAEDSPNPQKRFIYHRIVEQLRNKATGAKISYRAIAAETGVSVQTVINIKNRPNS, encoded by the coding sequence ATGAAAGTTGGTTATGCGCGAGTTAGCTCAACTGATCAAAATTTGGCCCGCCAAATTAAAGCCTTGAAAGTGGCTAGATGTGAGAAAATCTTTGAAGAAAAACAATCGGGCAAATCGACCCAAAACCGACCAGAATTACAGGCGGCGATTGCTTATGTGCGGCAAGGAGATACATTAGTAGTGGCCTCATTAGATCGGCTTAGTCGAAACTATGACGACGCCAGTGATATAATCAAGCAGATCAGAGATAAACAGGTTAGAATGGAAGTCTTAGATGCCCCATTTCTTTCAATGCAGACTGGGGATTCAGATATGGACAAATTTATGTTTGATATGCTAACTAAGCTGCTAGCTTATATGGCCCAGACGGAGCGAAAGAAAATTCGCGAGCGTCAAAGACAAGGAATCGAGATTGCCAAAGCCAATGGGAAATATCGAGGAACTAGACCGGCATACGCTGAAGATTCACCTAACCCACAAAAACGGTTTATTTATCATCGAATCGTTGAGCAGTTAAGAAACAAAGCAACCGGAGCTAAAATAAGCTATCGTGCGATTGCGGCTGAAACCGGCGTCTCGGTGCAGACAGTGATTAATATTAAAAATCGGCCGAATTCATAA